GTCGAAGCTGACGGCGCTGGTCCTCGTACTGACGGATTTCACGCTGCATGGGGAATATCTGATTCTGCAAATCCTGAATCCGGTACTCGTTTTGGCGGATGGCACTTTCAAACTCACCGACCTCACGGCGGCGTTGGGAGATTTGACTCTCCATGCGCGGAATGCCGGCTTCCAGCTCATTGATTTCCCGATGATTAGAGGCAATCTTGGATTGATTATCCTGAATCTGGGAGTTGATTTGGCTGATCTCCCGATCCAGGTCTTCGGCCCGATGGCGATGAGAAGAGGCGACGGAGCGCTTTTGATCTGAGTCCTGTTTAGCAGTCTCATATTCCGCCCGGTACTTGCGCACATCTATATGATCCGGAATTCCGCCGGCGCCAAATGACACCGAAGCTGATCCGATCAGCATTGAACAAACAGAAACGTACGCAACAAGAGACTTGCGACTCATATCCCCACCCCTCATGTGATTTTTTAGGTATCAAACTGACACCTAGTTCCCTCGATGAGGTGCACACTGCAACTTGCGTACCCGTTTGACAAGAACTGTTCCCGGTTAAAACTTGAAACGCAAGGCGACAACCGATCATCGCTGTAGATCTTCAGGTGCCGCTTTGCGTTCCTTTTCAATACTGGGAGCAAGTCGGAATGGCCTCCTTAGTTTTTTGATCCCCAAAATCCATTCAAGTTGTCGTCGGTCCTCTGTCGACCATTCTCCGCAAATCCTCACGCGCCTTTCGGCCGCAGGCGCAGGAGGCTGAGTGACCGAAGGGAATAGGCTCAGCCGAACGGAGCGCGTCAGCTAGCTGCCGCCCTTCGGATACGCCCATGCGCGACGGCAGAGGATTCGGATTTCCGGGAATGGCTCGGCACTCGGACCGTCTTCACGGTTAATGGTGTCCGTCGGTTTCGCGGATCAAAATCAAAGGGATCCAGTACCTGACCGATTGAGCGGAACACCTCTACCCCAGCCCCCAAGGGGCAACTACTGAGAATCACTTATAATCTGTCCACAACCTCGAAAACAATGATACTTACCTGTTGAGAAATATCGCATTTTGCGATATACTCTCTTATGATTATCCTCGGGCGGCAGGTCATTGACAGGTTCAAGAGAAAACACGCCAGAAGTCGACCTTCCTTGGATATTTGGCTTCAAAAGTGTGAAGCAGCCGACTGGAAGAAGTTTTCTGACGTCAGAAAGACCTTTAACTCAGTCGATATTAGGGGCAATGAGTTCATCTTTGATATCGCCGGCAACAACTTCAGACTTATTGCCAGAGTCAGATTTGAGGAAGGAATTCTCACCGTCGTCGAGATCCTTACTCATGAAGAATACAGCTGGAGGTCCTAGAAGATGCTCAATTTAAAGAAGATCCTGGAAGATCCCGATTTGGAATTGGCCTATAGCTGCAAAGCTTCTGCTCCTTTGTCGGAAATTAGCTCCAGTAAGGAGTATCAGGCTCATTTAGAGTCCCTTGAAAGCTTCTATGAGGCTAAGGATCAAGTGACCTCAAAGCAGGCCAAAAAGATCATCTCTGATACCATTAAGCACACGGCCAATCTCGTCGAAGCCTATGAAAAAAACCTCTACACAAGTGGCAAAAAGGATTCAGCGACAATACTGGCATCTTTTATGGCTGATTTTGGTCTCAAACAGAATGATCTGGCAGCTGACTTTGGCTCCCAAAGCATTGTGTCTGAAGTGCTAAACGGCAAAAGAAAGATCACTATCGAAGCGGCCAAAAAGCTGGCCAAACGCTTTTCCGTCTCCCCCACCTTATTTCTGGACATCTGATCCCAAAGGCCCAATTCACACAAATGAGTTGTTCATGATTTCGCCCAGGCCGCCGCCGCCGGGGACGATATAATGATGATCGTCGAGGCCACGCTCTTCGTCCCAGCGGGCGCCGAGTTCGGTGCGCAGGACTTCGTCGGAGCTGAGTCCCCGATCCAGGCGAATGGCGTAGACGATGAGATCAGGATGGCTTTCGGTCACTCGCTTCAGGTACTCGGGAGTGACGATCAAATGAAGGGCCACGTACTTGGCAGCCTTTCCTTCGACGGTGGATTTGTAATAATCGAGTGCGGAGACAATCGTCCCGCCGGTGGCGCCCATGGGATCGGGAAACAACACAACACTTTTATCAACTGGTCCGCCAATCTTGCTGGCACCAAAATCAGTTCCGATAACGGCGCCTGAGGCGTCGGTCTTGCGTGCCGCCATGATGTGATCCTGGCGTACGCCCTGAGGGTTGAGCAAAAAATTGAGAGTTTGATAACAAACGTAACTGGGAAGAGTGCCGGCTCTGGCCAGATTGACCACTACCGCCGATTGATTTTGATCCAACACACTACCGGTATAGACCTTGCCCGGGTGAAGAGCCGTCATTCGGGTCGGAGCCTCAATGGCCATTTGTGGAAACTCTTTGTCCATCACTCGCTTCACAATTCCTGAGTAAAGGACTTCGACCAGTTGATTGACTAGGGGCTGATGGGTCTCGGGTGAACAAAGTCTCCACAACAGAGTGGTCAGATAATCGCTGTCCAGAATATGAATCTGTTTGCCGTAATGGTGCTTGAGTTCCATCACTCCCCCTTTTTTGGTTCCCAAAATCCCGCCCAAGATAACAGCTAATGCCTCAGCGGGTAAGGTTTTTGGCCCTCTCCCTCCAGGTTTTTGACCCCTGAACCGGCCTTCCTCCCACCTCTAACCGGCCTAGGGGGCTCTTCTCGTCTCAATATGACACAGAATCCATCTCAATATGGAATTCCCGGCCCCTCACCTCTAATATGGGAGTTTAGGGGCAAGAAAAGAGAACTCATGATTCCGCGAAAACAGAATCAATTCTCCACCAGCCCCCTGGCCCAATACCTCATGGCCCAATTCGAGTACATTCTGATCTTCGGCCTGATCATCCTCATCAGCGGCCTGATCGCCTATTCTATCTAAATGTTCCCGGTTAAAACTTGAAACGCGAAGTGACAACGGAGCGGCGTTAGAGCAGCTCCGTTGTCACTTCGCGTTTCAAGTTTTAACCGGGAACATTTAGATCACAGAATTGGGTATCCTCTCAGTTCCGAAAGGACATGGATTTTTTTGGGCTTTTGGTCTTTGCCGAATTCGATGATTCGCTCACCCACCAGAGCTTCACCTTCCAAACTCTGCCCTGAACGGGTAAAGACAATAGAAAGCCGCCCTCTGTCATCAAACAAAATCACTGACTCCGCTTTCCACAAGATCCCTCCGAGAGAGGTGGAATCACCCGACACGACCAACCTCTTCAATTTCCGATTTCTGAAATTGTAGATCCCAGAAGAACCTCGCGTCCCATGTTCGAACTCCACCTCATCAACAAAACTCGCTTCGATAGGAGTCAATTTGGCGAAGGTCGTTATTTGAGTCCCTTTCGGCCAGTGAACTCCCTTTAACTCTTCGTTCTCTGCCAAAGTGTAGTGGATGCGCTCCACCTGTTTATTTTTGAAAAAAACGCTCGCGGGACCCCCAAGTGTTTTACCTCTATAGGTAAATCCATCTGGAAACTCGGCCGTCACCTCAACACAGGAAGATCCACAGATACTGACCTTTGTTCCTCGGGCCAGTTTAACACCATCCCACATCAAATCTGCCTGTAGTAGAAACAGATTTTCTCGCCAATTGGTAACTTCCGGATTCACCCCCAGGTACTTGGCATCACCGAGGTACTCTCGATGGGCCTGAATTTGAGCCTCCTCATTTTCGCCTTTCCAACGGCCCAATCGAGATTCGGGGGAATTGTGAGAGAAATGGAAGTTCCCTAGCTTCACATCAAAAACATCTCCAGCCACTCGATTTTGACCCTCAATTAGGTGGTTCTGGGTCAACCGAACTCTCTCGATTTTTCCTTTTTCACCGAGTAAAAGTTGAGACCCTGGGCCTAGGAAGGCTCCCTGAAATTTCAAATAGTTCTTTGTCGTTACAGTGCGAACTTCACCGTTTTCAATCGTGCAGGTAAATGATTGATCAGCACTTTCAGTCTCCTCCATAGGATAACGACAATCCCCTCCCGATAAAGTTTCATCCTCATCTACCAAAAACAAGGCTCCACTGAGAATTTCAACCATATTGAGGTTGAAGCCCCAGCCAACAGTCACCGATCTCAATCGTTTATCACCGACACCGAATCGACTCTCATTCGGCCAATGGACCCCAAAGGCTTCAACGGGCCCGCTAGAATTGATCGATGATATTGCATCCCCTATGATCATGAATTCCGTGCCAGAAGCCCAGTTTATTCCCAAGTACTCGTGATTCTCTGTAGATGATATCGTGTAAACTGAATCGCCATAAGATCGACGGTCTTCGGCAGCAAACATTAATCCGCCAATTTCAGTTGGTTTCCCTAGAGGCCTTCCTCCCACAACGCCACCCTTCCAATCCATTAGCCACCAAACCCCAACAAGGAGGATGGCCTCCAACAAAAAGACCAGCTTTTGTCCCGTGGTAAAGCCCTTGTCGCTTTCCTCATTCTTCGCTTCGCTATGAATCGGACCCTTTGGAGAATTGTCTGCCATCCCGTAAGTCTGCCACACAAATCCATCAATAAAAACAGCCACTCCCTCAACTATTCACCCCTCCTGCGCCAAATAGGCATCATTTATGATCCCGTGCCCCGTTCTGAGATACCGACAGTCGCGGGCCGACAGTCGTCTGTGGTCTTTTTAGAGACCGAACCCGCACAAGCCGACTAATTAACTGCTGATCTGCAGAACTGTGCCTCGCCTTTGCCTGGGGATCGGTCCGATTGCCGAGCCATTCCCGTCAATCCGAATCCTCCACCGTCGCGCATGGTGGGAGGCTGAGTGACCGAATTAACAGGAAAAGGATTCTGCGGATCAACAATCAGATAGGTCAGTTTTCAGATCAAATCGATCGGAAGAGGGCGGCCTCGCAAAAGAACTTCAGCGCCCAGGCGCCCCTATATCACGGGTATGACGCCCAATAAAATGGTGGCCAGGATAGAAAGGCCGAGGGCGAAGCGGGGGACCCAGGTCATAGTGACTTTGTCGCCGACGCCGTCCACAGGTTCAATGTACATCTGGCGCACGATGCGCAGATAGTAATACAAAGAAATGGTGGAGTTCACTGCGGCTGCAACCACTAACCAATAGTAACCGGCCTTGGCGGCAGCACTAAAGAGAAAGAACTTCCCCGTAAATCCCGAGAGGGGCGGAATGCCCGCCAGGCTAAACAGAGCCAACATCATGATCAAAGCCAACAGAGGATGGGTGCGGGAAAAGCCGCGGAAATCGCCAATGTTTTCCTTACCTGTGGTGGAAGAAAACAAAATAATCACGCCAAACACGGCCAGGTTAGAAACCGCATAGACCAACAAGTAAAACAAAATAGCCTGAACACCCTCTTGGGTGGGCCCAAGAAATCCCATCAGGATATAACCGGCTTGAGAGACACTACTAAAAGCCATAAAGCGTTTGATATTCTCTTGGACGATAGCCACCAGGTTTCCCAAACTCATGGTGATTAAGGCCACCACCGCCAACATGGGGGACCAATCCGGAAGAAGCTCAACAAAGACTCTGAAATACAAATGAAAGAGCACAGCCACCCCGGCGGCCTTGGAGGCCACACTCAAAAAGGCTGTTACTAAAGTCGGTGCGCCTTGGTAGACATCAGCGGCCCACATATGAAAAGGCACAAGAGTCACTTTGAAGCCGACTCCAGCCGTGACCAGCGCCAAGCCCACCCAGATCATGGGGTGAGTGGCCAAATCGCCACTGAGTTGATTGAGTTCCATGACACCGGTCACACCATAGATCAAACCAAGACCGTAGATCATGAAAGCCGAAGCCAAGGCACCTGAAATGAGGTACTTCATGCCCGCCTCTTCGGACAGCTCGTCCCGCTTTCTCCAAGCGGC
This is a stretch of genomic DNA from Pseudobdellovibrionaceae bacterium. It encodes these proteins:
- a CDS encoding helix-turn-helix domain-containing protein, which produces MLNLKKILEDPDLELAYSCKASAPLSEISSSKEYQAHLESLESFYEAKDQVTSKQAKKIISDTIKHTANLVEAYEKNLYTSGKKDSATILASFMADFGLKQNDLAADFGSQSIVSEVLNGKRKITIEAAKKLAKRFSVSPTLFLDI
- a CDS encoding NADH-quinone oxidoreductase subunit N — translated: MAMLPEITLLVLAFVILLTDLFVPLATMRKWAPLGAMLGLAVSLVLLFALPTESSLFGGRFVMDEVTWWFKLVFLVSGFLVVGFSADLMSGKHIRKDQLLESPSEFLVVLLFTLTGMLYLVSSRDMVTMYVSLELATIPLFVLAAWRKRDELSEEAGMKYLISGALASAFMIYGLGLIYGVTGVMELNQLSGDLATHPMIWVGLALVTAGVGFKVTLVPFHMWAADVYQGAPTLVTAFLSVASKAAGVAVLFHLYFRVFVELLPDWSPMLAVVALITMSLGNLVAIVQENIKRFMAFSSVSQAGYILMGFLGPTQEGVQAILFYLLVYAVSNLAVFGVIILFSSTTGKENIGDFRGFSRTHPLLALIMMLALFSLAGIPPLSGFTGKFFLFSAAAKAGYYWLVVAAAVNSTISLYYYLRIVRQMYIEPVDGVGDKVTMTWVPRFALGLSILATILLGVIPVI
- a CDS encoding uracil phosphoribosyltransferase — its product is MELKHHYGKQIHILDSDYLTTLLWRLCSPETHQPLVNQLVEVLYSGIVKRVMDKEFPQMAIEAPTRMTALHPGKVYTGSVLDQNQSAVVVNLARAGTLPSYVCYQTLNFLLNPQGVRQDHIMAARKTDASGAVIGTDFGASKIGGPVDKSVVLFPDPMGATGGTIVSALDYYKSTVEGKAAKYVALHLIVTPEYLKRVTESHPDLIVYAIRLDRGLSSDEVLRTELGARWDEERGLDDHHYIVPGGGGLGEIMNNSFV
- a CDS encoding type II toxin-antitoxin system HigB family toxin, producing MDIWLQKCEAADWKKFSDVRKTFNSVDIRGNEFIFDIAGNNFRLIARVRFEEGILTVVEILTHEEYSWRS